One stretch of Chthoniobacterales bacterium DNA includes these proteins:
- a CDS encoding MqnA/MqnD/SBP family protein: MPSLNFAKLLGRRYRARMASEVFTLGHSPDPDDAFMFYAMAENKIDLRGYRFEHRLEDIQTLNERALRGELHISAISIHAFAYVSDRYALLPCGASMGDGYGPMVVAVNHEGLPVDPADDQVRAWLKGRTIAVPGRMTSAYLALQLYLGDFDHTVVPFDRIFDAVKSGQAAAGLIIHEGQLTYARSGFKKVVDLGEWWKRETGLPLPLGGNVLRKDIAPPVQRDLLAIMRESIDYGLAHRQEAVAHSMPYARDMDAGLAGKFIGMYVNDYTRDYGQTGRKAVREFLRVAHERGYLEKAPLVEFAE; encoded by the coding sequence ATGCCTTCCCTCAATTTTGCGAAGCTGCTCGGGCGCCGCTACCGTGCGCGCATGGCGAGCGAAGTTTTCACCCTGGGCCACTCACCCGATCCCGATGACGCTTTCATGTTTTATGCGATGGCCGAAAACAAAATCGATCTGCGCGGTTATCGCTTCGAGCACCGCCTTGAAGATATTCAGACGTTGAACGAGCGCGCGCTCCGGGGCGAGCTGCATATCTCGGCCATCTCGATTCACGCCTTCGCCTATGTGAGCGATCGTTATGCCCTCTTGCCCTGCGGTGCGAGCATGGGCGATGGCTACGGACCGATGGTGGTAGCCGTTAATCACGAAGGGCTTCCCGTCGATCCCGCGGACGATCAGGTCCGCGCCTGGCTCAAAGGCCGCACGATCGCGGTCCCGGGCCGAATGACCAGTGCCTACCTCGCCTTGCAACTGTATCTCGGAGACTTCGATCACACGGTTGTTCCGTTCGATCGAATCTTCGACGCCGTAAAATCCGGACAAGCCGCCGCGGGTTTGATTATTCACGAAGGCCAACTGACGTATGCGCGCTCGGGATTCAAAAAAGTGGTCGATCTGGGCGAATGGTGGAAACGGGAGACGGGGCTTCCCCTGCCTCTCGGTGGCAATGTGCTACGCAAGGACATCGCGCCTCCGGTCCAGCGCGACTTGCTCGCGATCATGCGCGAGAGCATTGATTACGGACTGGCTCACCGGCAGGAGGCCGTGGCGCATTCGATGCCTTACGCGCGCGATATGGATGCCGGCCTCGCCGGGAAATTCATCGGGATGTACGTGAATGATTACACCCGTGATTACGGGCAAACGGGCCGCAAGGCTGTCCGCGAATTTCTACGGGTAGCCCATGAACGCGGTTACCTCGAGAAAGCGCCGCTGGTAGAATTCGCGGAGTAG
- a CDS encoding APC family permease — translation MAEEDRLAAATLRAGEERVEQRSAEFRKELGLRDLALTQILFIIGLSWVGAAGKLGPAHVIFWLLAITFFYLPSAAVVIYLNRLMPLEGGLYQWAKLGFSEAAGFMVAWNLWLYVITNTSELGLQLTTNLAYAIGPSGDWISSNKWLITLTSVVVIALLVVVSTIGLSVGKWVHNAGGIIMLTIFAALLALPFIHVARGELREYHPLATAMPVFSLLSLNILGKLGFGALGGFEYVAILAGECRSPARTIGRSVMVAAPLIAVMFILGTSSVLAFVHPDDIDLIAPIPQVLSLGFGTFGVAALVVPIALALLIVLRIAQASVNFTGLTRLPMVAGWDHLMPGWFTKLHPRFKTPANSILFVGIVTLVMGALSLIGVGRQESFQLLFNAGGIFYALTYLVMFAIPLAGLSALKPAPPWWLRIAAASGFLMTLLYVVLSVFPIITVQSNFSFTLKISAVIIGANILGAGIFLAAKARRARQG, via the coding sequence ATGGCGGAGGAAGATCGTCTTGCAGCCGCAACTCTACGCGCCGGCGAAGAACGCGTTGAGCAAAGAAGCGCGGAGTTCCGAAAAGAACTCGGCCTGCGCGATCTCGCGCTCACCCAGATTCTTTTCATCATCGGGTTGTCGTGGGTCGGCGCGGCCGGGAAGCTTGGTCCGGCGCATGTCATTTTTTGGCTGCTCGCCATTACCTTCTTTTATCTGCCGTCCGCAGCGGTGGTCATTTATTTGAACCGGCTCATGCCGCTCGAGGGCGGGCTTTATCAATGGGCCAAGCTCGGTTTCAGCGAAGCGGCCGGTTTCATGGTCGCTTGGAATCTATGGCTCTACGTCATCACCAACACCTCTGAGCTCGGCCTCCAGCTCACGACCAACCTGGCCTACGCTATTGGTCCATCGGGTGACTGGATTTCGTCCAATAAATGGTTGATCACCCTGACCAGTGTCGTGGTGATTGCCTTGCTCGTGGTCGTTTCCACAATCGGACTCAGCGTGGGAAAATGGGTCCACAATGCCGGGGGCATCATCATGTTGACGATCTTCGCGGCCCTGCTCGCGCTGCCCTTCATTCATGTCGCCCGCGGCGAGCTGCGGGAGTATCACCCGCTGGCGACGGCGATGCCGGTCTTCTCGCTTTTGAGCCTGAACATTCTGGGCAAGCTCGGTTTCGGCGCGTTGGGTGGATTTGAGTATGTGGCCATCCTGGCGGGCGAATGCCGCAGCCCGGCCCGGACAATTGGCCGTTCGGTGATGGTCGCCGCGCCGCTTATCGCGGTCATGTTTATCCTGGGCACCAGCTCGGTCCTGGCGTTCGTCCATCCGGACGACATCGACCTGATTGCGCCCATTCCCCAGGTCCTCAGCCTCGGATTCGGCACTTTTGGGGTCGCGGCCCTGGTCGTTCCCATCGCGCTCGCTCTCCTAATCGTTCTCCGAATTGCCCAGGCGAGCGTGAACTTCACCGGCCTAACGAGACTCCCAATGGTCGCCGGCTGGGACCATCTCATGCCGGGCTGGTTTACCAAACTGCATCCCCGTTTCAAAACTCCCGCGAATTCGATCCTCTTTGTAGGCATCGTCACTCTGGTGATGGGAGCGTTGAGCTTGATCGGAGTCGGCCGGCAGGAATCGTTTCAGCTTCTTTTCAACGCCGGCGGGATCTTTTACGCGCTGACTTACCTGGTCATGTTCGCCATTCCGCTGGCCGGTTTGTCCGCGCTTAAACCAGCGCCGCCCTGGTGGCTGCGGATCGCGGCGGCATCGGGATTTCTCATGACGCTCCTTTACGTCGTGCTCTCGGTCTTTCCGATCATCACCGTGCAAAGCAATTTCTCGTTCACCCTCAAGATCAGTGCTGTGATTATTGGGGCCAACATTCTCGGGGCCGGCATTTTCCTGGCCGCGAAGGCAAGACGCGCGCGACAAGGTTAG
- a CDS encoding DegT/DnrJ/EryC1/StrS family aminotransferase, whose amino-acid sequence MRVPLLDLSAQYAALANPIRKEIDEILATQQFILGPRLEAFEKAIADYCGSPHAIGVSSGTDALLAILMAIGVGPGDAVVTSAYSFFATGSCVARVGATPVFIDIDRDTCNISPAALERYLSGCHRDGDGSLRTAQGQKVRAIVPVHLYGLCCEMDAIQEISERFRVEVIEDAAQAIGAEYPFRGGKAKAGTMGQIGYFSFYPSKNLGAAGDAGMVICQEESIAKRLRECRQHGMEPRYFHHFIGGNFRLDEIQAAILNVKLPFLDGWSAARRDVADFYREEFDRLGLTNQISLPPEPYRKQGLTNHHIYHQYVIHTPRRDALREHLTRKEVGTAIYYPLGLHEQKCFEYLGYRRGDFPETERAAQETLALPIYPELTRDAQRYVAEAIAEFF is encoded by the coding sequence ATGCGCGTGCCTTTGCTCGATCTCAGCGCCCAATATGCCGCGCTCGCCAATCCGATTCGGAAGGAGATCGACGAAATCCTTGCCACCCAGCAGTTTATTCTCGGGCCGAGGCTCGAAGCATTTGAGAAAGCGATTGCGGATTACTGCGGTTCGCCCCACGCCATCGGCGTTTCCTCCGGGACCGATGCGCTTCTGGCGATCCTGATGGCGATCGGGGTTGGGCCCGGAGACGCCGTTGTCACCAGCGCCTACTCCTTCTTTGCCACCGGCAGCTGCGTCGCACGCGTGGGAGCGACGCCGGTCTTCATCGATATCGATCGGGATACCTGCAATATCTCCCCCGCCGCGCTGGAGCGCTATCTTTCCGGCTGCCACCGTGACGGCGATGGATCGCTCCGCACCGCGCAGGGCCAGAAGGTACGCGCCATCGTTCCCGTGCATCTCTATGGCCTGTGTTGTGAGATGGACGCCATCCAGGAAATCTCCGAACGATTCCGGGTGGAGGTAATCGAGGACGCCGCCCAGGCCATCGGCGCTGAGTACCCTTTTCGGGGCGGGAAAGCGAAAGCCGGGACGATGGGCCAGATCGGTTATTTCAGTTTTTATCCGTCGAAGAATCTGGGCGCCGCCGGCGACGCCGGGATGGTGATCTGCCAGGAAGAATCGATTGCGAAACGCCTGCGGGAGTGCCGGCAACACGGAATGGAACCGCGTTATTTTCATCACTTCATCGGAGGCAATTTCCGCCTGGATGAAATCCAGGCCGCTATCCTGAACGTGAAGCTGCCTTTCCTTGATGGCTGGTCGGCCGCCCGGCGAGACGTCGCTGATTTTTACCGCGAGGAATTCGACCGCCTTGGCCTAACGAATCAAATCTCGCTTCCGCCGGAACCGTACCGGAAACAAGGCCTGACGAATCACCACATCTATCACCAATATGTGATCCATACACCGCGCCGGGATGCGTTGCGGGAGCATTTGACGCGGAAGGAAGTCGGGACCGCGATTTATTATCCCCTGGGACTGCACGAGCAAAAATGCTTCGAATACCTCGGATATCGTCGAGGAGATTTCCCGGAGACCGAGCGCGCCGCGCAGGAGACGCTGGCCCTGCCGATCTATCCCGAATTGACTCGTGATGCCCAGCGCTACGTGGCGGAAGCGATCGCGGAGTTTTTCTAG
- a CDS encoding NAD(P)-dependent oxidoreductase, protein MSLRTRKNIGVVGLGIIGQRVVDNLREHGFHVFVWNRTPRPVPNFVGSPAEVAELCDFIQIFVSDDDALLQMVQRMTPNLTAHHIVMAHCTVSPDTMRAAAEIVERRGGQLLDCPFTGSKNAAEKGELVYYVGGDEAALRQARPVLEASSKEIIEIGKVGDATTVKVATNMITAASVQAAAEALALVVRSGLPMEKFEVAMRNNGSFSATLDMKLPMMMQGNFEPHFSVKHMLKDVVIATRLARGFGIEFGATDASRHGLTEELRQGRGDDDYSSLFRQYFPAGSPPGQTNGEDDQPRLVGIDQTQPAVPEKIPEAVETKAEVPSEAKAMGEVVPAPAAVEAPGEATAEPEAAAPASEAAAPSESKDAAPSPAPVSPAPAPAPAEKPAASAEIKSTESTETKPAEAPILTFPAPLKEGDEPEPRGLWGGFWRRRTDD, encoded by the coding sequence ATGTCCCTTCGCACACGAAAGAATATTGGAGTGGTCGGCCTTGGCATCATTGGCCAGCGGGTCGTCGACAATCTCCGCGAACACGGGTTCCACGTTTTTGTCTGGAACCGCACCCCGCGCCCGGTGCCGAATTTTGTCGGATCGCCCGCCGAAGTGGCTGAGCTTTGCGATTTCATCCAGATTTTCGTGTCGGATGACGACGCGTTGCTTCAGATGGTGCAACGAATGACGCCCAATCTGACCGCGCATCATATTGTCATGGCGCATTGCACGGTGTCGCCGGACACGATGCGGGCCGCGGCCGAGATCGTGGAACGCCGTGGCGGGCAATTACTCGATTGCCCTTTTACCGGAAGCAAGAACGCCGCGGAAAAAGGCGAGCTGGTTTATTACGTCGGCGGCGATGAGGCGGCCCTGCGCCAGGCGCGTCCGGTTTTGGAAGCGAGCAGCAAGGAGATCATCGAAATCGGCAAAGTGGGTGACGCGACCACGGTGAAAGTCGCGACGAACATGATCACGGCCGCCAGCGTCCAGGCGGCCGCGGAAGCGCTGGCCCTTGTCGTGAGATCAGGCCTCCCGATGGAAAAGTTCGAAGTGGCGATGCGAAACAACGGCAGCTTTTCGGCGACCCTCGATATGAAGCTGCCCATGATGATGCAGGGCAACTTCGAGCCTCATTTTTCAGTGAAGCACATGCTCAAGGATGTCGTCATCGCGACCCGACTGGCTCGCGGATTTGGGATCGAGTTCGGCGCTACTGATGCTTCGCGACATGGCTTAACCGAAGAACTGCGCCAGGGGCGGGGTGACGACGATTATTCGTCGCTCTTTCGCCAGTATTTTCCGGCGGGAAGTCCGCCCGGCCAGACTAACGGTGAGGACGATCAGCCTCGTCTGGTCGGCATCGATCAGACGCAGCCGGCTGTCCCGGAAAAGATTCCCGAAGCAGTGGAGACAAAAGCGGAAGTTCCATCCGAGGCCAAGGCGATGGGCGAGGTGGTCCCAGCTCCCGCGGCCGTTGAAGCTCCAGGGGAGGCAACGGCCGAACCAGAAGCGGCTGCACCCGCCAGCGAGGCGGCGGCTCCGAGTGAAAGCAAAGACGCGGCGCCATCGCCAGCTCCTGTTTCGCCAGCGCCGGCGCCGGCGCCGGCGGAAAAACCGGCCGCCAGTGCCGAAATTAAGTCCACCGAGTCCACCGAAACCAAGCCCGCAGAAGCTCCCATTCTTACTTTCCCGGCACCCCTGAAGGAAGGGGACGAGCCCGAGCCACGGGGATTGTGGGGAGGCTTTTGGCGGCGACGGACGGACGATTGA
- a CDS encoding ParB/RepB/Spo0J family partition protein, producing the protein MAKSALGKGLSALITTRPPAVRLDAAPGEKIRQVSLGSIVPSPLQPRKDFDRDALAELVDSIRQHGIIQPLVVREVAGRHELIAGERRWRAAQEAGLTEAPIITRIATDLEVLELSLIENLQRADLNPIEEAQAYARLANEFGMRQEDIAQKVGRSRAAVTNSMRLLDLHEQVQAWVTQGLISVGHAKVLLALKEPEEQRAVAETILRRSATVRATERLVARQLGKTYPRRKRQSATTVSSAAIDDLQSRLQEHLGTRVTLHHGEKRGRIEIEYYGNDDLQRLLAALGLPEQ; encoded by the coding sequence ATGGCGAAGTCAGCTCTCGGCAAAGGTCTCAGCGCATTGATCACCACGCGGCCGCCAGCCGTTCGGCTCGACGCAGCACCGGGCGAGAAGATCCGTCAGGTCAGTCTTGGCAGTATCGTGCCGAGCCCTTTGCAGCCGCGAAAGGATTTCGACCGCGATGCCCTCGCCGAGCTGGTCGACTCCATTCGTCAGCATGGGATCATCCAACCGCTGGTCGTCCGGGAGGTCGCGGGGCGTCATGAATTGATCGCGGGCGAACGACGCTGGCGCGCGGCCCAGGAAGCTGGCCTCACCGAGGCGCCAATCATCACCCGGATCGCGACCGATCTCGAAGTTCTGGAGCTTTCTCTGATCGAAAATCTCCAGCGCGCGGACCTAAACCCGATCGAAGAAGCGCAGGCGTATGCCCGGCTCGCGAATGAATTCGGCATGCGGCAGGAAGACATTGCCCAAAAAGTGGGTCGCAGCCGGGCGGCGGTGACGAATTCGATGCGCCTGCTCGATCTCCACGAGCAAGTGCAGGCATGGGTGACGCAGGGTTTGATTTCGGTGGGTCACGCCAAGGTGTTGCTCGCGTTGAAAGAACCCGAGGAGCAGCGCGCCGTAGCTGAAACCATTCTTCGTCGCAGCGCCACCGTCCGCGCCACCGAGCGACTGGTAGCGCGACAACTCGGGAAGACCTACCCACGACGCAAACGCCAGTCAGCAACGACTGTCAGCTCGGCGGCGATTGACGATCTGCAAAGCCGATTGCAGGAGCATCTCGGCACCCGGGTGACGCTGCATCACGGAGAAAAACGCGGCCGCATCGAGATCGAGTATTATGGAAACGATGATCTGCAACGGCTTCTCGCCGCCCTCGGATTGCCAGAGCAGTAA
- a CDS encoding M28 family metallopeptidase yields the protein MLLALALLAACDRATSQSQRNAHPKIWEEFSGEKALAHVQAMVDLGPRPPATEAIEKTRTYLTSQLESFGWKVERQGFTDQTPRGSVSFVNLIATFGGKDVSPSYLACSHYDTKTFDNAQFVGANDGGSSTGVLLELARVLAQRPDLARKVELVFFDGEEAYEAFTETDGLYGSRHFAKDLAAQNRARTFRGGILFDMVGDRSLKITLPPDSPVEIARDIFASADALNLRKHFTYFDRDVMDDHTPLNAIGIPVIDLIDFDFAAWHTPADTMDKISAESLRITGAVACYYLAEFALK from the coding sequence GTGCTTCTCGCGCTCGCTCTTCTCGCCGCTTGCGATCGCGCCACTTCGCAGTCCCAGCGAAACGCGCATCCAAAAATCTGGGAAGAGTTCTCCGGGGAAAAGGCGCTCGCCCATGTTCAGGCCATGGTCGACTTGGGACCCCGGCCACCGGCCACTGAGGCAATCGAAAAGACGAGAACATACCTGACCAGCCAGCTGGAGTCTTTCGGGTGGAAAGTGGAACGCCAGGGTTTCACAGATCAGACTCCGCGAGGCAGCGTGAGTTTTGTGAATCTGATCGCGACTTTCGGCGGAAAAGATGTTTCGCCCTCCTATCTCGCCTGTTCCCACTACGACACGAAAACATTCGATAATGCCCAGTTTGTCGGCGCAAATGATGGCGGATCCAGCACGGGAGTGCTGCTCGAGCTAGCCCGGGTTCTGGCGCAGCGTCCGGACCTCGCCCGGAAAGTGGAGCTGGTTTTTTTTGACGGCGAAGAAGCGTACGAAGCGTTCACCGAGACGGACGGCCTCTACGGCAGCCGTCATTTCGCGAAAGACCTTGCCGCCCAGAACCGGGCCAGGACGTTCCGAGGAGGAATCCTGTTCGACATGGTGGGGGACCGATCGCTCAAGATAACGCTGCCTCCGGATTCTCCCGTCGAGATCGCACGGGATATCTTCGCTTCAGCGGACGCCTTGAACCTGCGAAAGCATTTCACCTACTTCGACCGCGATGTGATGGACGACCACACGCCTTTGAACGCCATTGGCATTCCCGTGATCGATTTGATCGATTTCGACTTTGCAGCGTGGCACACGCCGGCGGACACCATGGACAAAATCAGCGCGGAAAGCCTCCGCATCACAGGTGCAGTCGCCTGTTACTATCTGGCTGAATTTGCCCTGAAATGA
- a CDS encoding beta-ketoacyl synthase N-terminal-like domain-containing protein: MNLRIAGMGWVTPLGSGVEEVWERLLKGESAAASAVSSPLGPDYLAFRVPAEATGQAPPHPRLRRSSAISRFAVVAGLAALTDAKLTLDPDIAGKTALIFAVSNGGVIYTKRFYHDVVESGAQAASPLLFPETVFNAPASHLAAILGISGASYTLVGDGAVGTLALKMAEELMGNDALDYCLVVGAEEADWLLCDAYRKWRLLRSAPPVEPFQQPPHGMILSEGAGAILLGRRGPVAIEKIASGTNFRTQREAASCIEKVVGEVCLEPPDFVAASANGTFIDEGERGAISKHCPDARVYAIKQALGESVGASSLWQTICAAQSLRTQRVPALSLGAAAIQAPLRTAIVSTCGLNQQVAGLRLAFSPPA, from the coding sequence ATGAATCTGCGAATTGCCGGCATGGGTTGGGTCACGCCGCTGGGCAGCGGCGTCGAGGAGGTCTGGGAGCGCCTCTTGAAGGGCGAGAGCGCAGCCGCCAGCGCCGTTTCCAGCCCCCTTGGGCCCGACTATCTGGCTTTTAGGGTGCCGGCTGAGGCAACCGGCCAGGCTCCGCCCCATCCGCGGCTGCGGCGCTCCAGCGCCATCTCGCGCTTCGCGGTCGTGGCCGGGCTTGCCGCCCTGACCGACGCCAAGCTCACGCTTGATCCGGACATCGCCGGCAAAACGGCCCTGATCTTCGCGGTCTCCAACGGCGGCGTGATCTACACAAAACGATTTTATCATGATGTCGTCGAATCGGGCGCGCAGGCGGCTAGCCCGCTGCTTTTTCCCGAGACGGTCTTCAACGCCCCAGCGAGTCATTTGGCCGCCATTCTCGGAATTTCTGGAGCGAGTTACACTTTGGTAGGCGACGGGGCGGTCGGAACTCTCGCGCTGAAGATGGCGGAAGAGCTAATGGGGAACGACGCGCTCGACTACTGCCTGGTGGTGGGCGCCGAAGAGGCCGACTGGTTGCTCTGCGATGCCTATCGGAAGTGGCGCCTTCTTCGTTCGGCTCCGCCGGTCGAGCCTTTTCAACAGCCACCCCACGGAATGATTCTGAGCGAAGGTGCGGGAGCTATCTTGCTGGGGCGACGCGGACCAGTGGCGATTGAGAAGATCGCCAGCGGAACCAATTTTCGCACTCAGCGCGAAGCCGCGTCGTGCATCGAGAAAGTCGTCGGCGAAGTTTGCCTTGAGCCACCCGATTTCGTCGCGGCCAGCGCGAATGGAACGTTCATCGATGAGGGGGAACGCGGGGCGATTTCGAAGCACTGTCCGGACGCGAGGGTTTATGCAATCAAACAGGCTCTCGGCGAAAGCGTGGGGGCGAGCAGTCTCTGGCAAACCATTTGCGCGGCCCAGTCCCTCCGAACGCAGCGTGTGCCTGCGCTTTCACTCGGCGCAGCGGCCATCCAGGCGCCGCTGCGCACCGCCATCGTCTCGACCTGCGGCTTAAACCAGCAGGTCGCCGGTTTGCGTCTCGCGTTCTCGCCGCCGGCCTGA
- a CDS encoding beta-ketoacyl-[acyl-carrier-protein] synthase family protein: MANFSSAPQSPNPVRVAVVAAGVVSPLGCGLTETSSALREGRDCVTPVMSFEVDRCRCKTAGQVADSRLGKARDLSPHPERLHRVAQMMILALQEALAQSEGFQPELTVVGTTSGGMTFGEAYYRALNDKAGTRHAASLIANYTPQKPVMDAQEAFGITAPCQVIANACASGTNAIGHAFECVRSGRYQRVLAGGYDAISELVFVGFDSLQASTPELCRPFDSERTGMVLGEGAAVLFLENFDAAQARGARILAEIVGYGISTDNHHLTQPNPSGSGPRQAMESALRSAAIGPSEIDYINAHGTATPFNDAAEGKAIAELFNGVRVSSTKGMMGHSLGAAGAIEAVFSMLALQGQFLPPNINFRKGDGDLDLNIIANQARNGQVRTVLSNSFGFGGTNASIILRACSE, from the coding sequence ATGGCTAATTTTTCCTCCGCCCCGCAGTCGCCAAATCCCGTCCGCGTGGCCGTGGTAGCAGCCGGTGTCGTTAGCCCGCTGGGGTGCGGCTTGACGGAGACTTCTTCTGCTTTGCGCGAAGGGAGGGATTGCGTCACGCCGGTGATGTCTTTTGAGGTGGATCGATGCCGCTGCAAGACTGCCGGACAGGTCGCAGACTCCCGTTTGGGCAAGGCCCGTGACCTTTCCCCCCACCCGGAGCGGCTGCATCGGGTCGCGCAAATGATGATCCTGGCCCTGCAAGAAGCGCTCGCCCAAAGCGAGGGCTTTCAACCGGAGCTTACCGTGGTAGGGACCACCAGCGGCGGGATGACGTTTGGCGAGGCCTACTACCGCGCCCTGAATGACAAAGCCGGCACCCGCCACGCAGCCTCCCTGATCGCCAATTACACCCCGCAAAAGCCAGTTATGGACGCTCAGGAAGCCTTCGGGATCACAGCACCCTGCCAGGTGATTGCGAATGCCTGCGCCTCTGGGACAAACGCGATTGGCCATGCTTTTGAATGCGTCCGTTCCGGTCGCTATCAGCGGGTGCTGGCGGGAGGATATGACGCCATCTCGGAGCTCGTATTCGTTGGATTCGATTCCCTCCAGGCCTCGACTCCTGAACTTTGCCGGCCGTTCGATAGCGAACGCACCGGAATGGTTCTCGGAGAAGGGGCCGCGGTGCTCTTCCTCGAGAATTTTGACGCCGCCCAGGCCCGGGGCGCCAGGATCCTGGCCGAGATCGTCGGATACGGCATCTCGACGGATAACCATCACCTTACCCAGCCAAATCCATCCGGAAGCGGTCCGCGTCAGGCGATGGAGAGTGCTTTACGGAGTGCTGCGATTGGGCCGAGCGAGATCGACTACATCAACGCGCACGGAACGGCCACGCCTTTCAACGACGCCGCCGAAGGCAAAGCGATCGCCGAGCTTTTCAACGGCGTGCGCGTGAGCTCGACAAAGGGAATGATGGGGCATTCGCTGGGCGCGGCTGGAGCGATTGAGGCTGTTTTCAGCATGCTCGCGCTCCAGGGCCAATTCTTGCCTCCGAACATTAACTTTCGCAAAGGAGACGGAGACCTAGACCTGAACATCATCGCAAACCAAGCCCGGAACGGCCAGGTCCGGACCGTTCTTTCCAATTCCTTTGGCTTCGGCGGCACCAACGCATCGATAATCCTGCGGGCCTGCTCGGAATGA
- a CDS encoding class I SAM-dependent methyltransferase, whose product MKFSHKVVKLAQPLTYRRAWRRAERFIHPLPLEPIFNRIDQAKLAGIQAQYASSKEHYAKYADVRRWLRLNIIRAQDLKLHLCPRKSVLDLGCGGGFFLFVLQHLGHDCLGLDIDEFPLFTQLLELFHVERRVWTIRPHEPLPDLGRKFDLITAFSTDFNRISKQDWWWGPVEWGFFLDDLDRHLNPRGRIFLGLNPGKNKEYYTPELREFFLGRGASVERENVFFPPKVGP is encoded by the coding sequence GTGAAATTCTCCCACAAAGTCGTTAAGCTGGCGCAGCCACTTACCTACCGCCGGGCCTGGCGGCGAGCGGAGCGGTTCATCCACCCGCTGCCTCTGGAGCCCATTTTCAACCGGATCGATCAGGCGAAACTGGCCGGGATCCAGGCGCAATACGCTTCCTCGAAGGAACACTACGCGAAATACGCCGATGTGCGGCGATGGCTGCGGCTGAACATTATCCGGGCGCAGGACCTCAAATTGCATCTCTGTCCCCGCAAGTCGGTCCTCGACCTCGGGTGTGGTGGCGGGTTCTTTCTCTTCGTCCTCCAACATCTCGGGCATGATTGCCTCGGCCTGGATATCGACGAATTCCCGCTCTTCACCCAGCTGCTCGAGCTATTCCATGTCGAACGTCGAGTGTGGACGATTCGGCCGCACGAGCCGCTTCCTGATCTGGGACGGAAGTTCGATTTGATCACGGCGTTCTCGACCGATTTCAACCGGATCAGCAAGCAGGATTGGTGGTGGGGGCCGGTCGAGTGGGGTTTCTTTCTGGACGACCTGGATCGCCACCTCAATCCCCGGGGCCGCATTTTCCTTGGGCTCAATCCGGGCAAGAACAAGGAGTATTACACGCCGGAATTGCGCGAATTCTTCCTGGGCCGCGGTGCCTCCGTCGAACGGGAGAACGTCTTCTTTCCCCCCAAGGTTGGACCGTAG
- a CDS encoding RNA-binding protein, whose translation MGTKLYVGNLSFNTTETDLQDLFAQAGPVQEVTLMQDKFTGKSRGFAFVTMTTEADAQKAITEFNGKTVEGRPLTVNEARPREARPPGGGRGGGYGGGGGGYGGGGGGYGGGGGGGGGGYGGGRRDSGGGNRRGR comes from the coding sequence ATGGGAACTAAATTATACGTAGGAAATCTTTCCTTCAACACGACCGAAACAGATCTTCAGGATCTTTTCGCTCAAGCGGGACCAGTTCAAGAGGTCACGTTGATGCAGGATAAGTTCACCGGGAAATCGCGCGGCTTCGCCTTTGTCACGATGACAACGGAAGCAGACGCCCAGAAAGCAATCACCGAGTTCAACGGCAAGACGGTAGAAGGCCGTCCCCTGACCGTGAACGAAGCGCGTCCCCGTGAAGCTCGCCCGCCCGGTGGCGGACGTGGCGGCGGTTATGGTGGCGGCGGCGGTGGCTACGGCGGCGGTGGTGGTGGCTACGGCGGTGGCGGAGGCGGTGGCGGAGGTGGTTACGGTGGCGGACGTCGCGACAGCGGCGGAGGCAACCGTCGCGGCCGCTAA